From a single Endozoicomonas euniceicola genomic region:
- a CDS encoding acetate/propionate family kinase: MSKDNILVINCGSSSLKFSVINPATEEEYINGLAERMGSSEAELSWKINGEKGNQFLGQAAHDEAIEALMGLLSKEGLIDSISAIGHRVVHGGEKFTQSAVVTDEVITAIEECVPLAPLHNPAHLRGIKAAQKFFPGLPNAVVFDTAFHQTMAPENYLYAIPYELYEKHGVRRYGAHGTSYRYVGQAAANMLGLDINNSNIMVAHLGNGASACAIKNGQSIDTTMGLTPLEGLVMGTRSGDIDPNVFNFLKNSLGYSLERTTEMLNKESGLLGLSGVDSDCRNIENAAAEGNERAQLTLDVFCHVLAEKLAGFAAAMGSIDALVFTGGIGENSRTIRKNVIERLSIFGFKLDEQKNDETFRGKSGVITEEGSTVAMVVTTNEELMIARDTKALTA, from the coding sequence ATGAGCAAAGATAACATTCTCGTTATTAACTGCGGCAGTTCTTCCCTGAAGTTCTCTGTCATCAACCCGGCTACCGAAGAAGAATACATCAACGGCCTGGCTGAGCGCATGGGTAGCAGCGAAGCTGAACTGAGCTGGAAAATCAACGGCGAGAAAGGCAACCAGTTCCTGGGTCAGGCGGCTCATGACGAAGCCATTGAAGCCCTGATGGGACTGCTGAGCAAAGAAGGGCTGATCGACAGCATCTCTGCTATCGGTCACCGTGTTGTACACGGCGGCGAGAAATTCACTCAGTCTGCCGTAGTCACTGATGAAGTAATTACCGCTATCGAAGAGTGCGTACCACTGGCGCCTCTGCACAACCCGGCTCACCTGCGCGGCATCAAGGCGGCACAGAAATTCTTCCCGGGTCTGCCGAACGCTGTTGTATTTGACACGGCCTTCCACCAGACCATGGCTCCGGAAAACTACCTGTACGCCATTCCATACGAGCTGTATGAGAAGCACGGTGTTCGTCGTTACGGTGCCCACGGCACCTCCTACCGCTATGTTGGACAGGCTGCTGCTAACATGCTGGGTCTGGACATCAACAACAGCAATATCATGGTGGCTCACCTGGGTAACGGTGCCTCTGCCTGTGCCATTAAGAACGGTCAGTCCATCGACACCACCATGGGCCTGACACCTCTGGAAGGTCTGGTTATGGGTACCCGTTCCGGCGATATTGACCCTAACGTCTTCAACTTCCTGAAGAACTCCCTGGGCTACTCCCTGGAGCGCACCACCGAGATGCTGAACAAGGAATCCGGCCTGCTGGGTCTGTCCGGCGTGGACAGCGACTGCCGCAACATTGAAAATGCTGCAGCGGAAGGTAATGAACGTGCACAGCTGACCCTGGACGTATTCTGCCACGTACTGGCTGAGAAACTGGCGGGCTTCGCGGCTGCCATGGGTAGCATTGACGCCCTGGTATTCACCGGTGGTATCGGCGAAAACTCCAGGACCATTCGCAAAAACGTGATTGAGCGCCTGAGCATCTTCGGCTTCAAGCTGGATGAACAGAAGAACGACGAAACCTTCCGTGGCAAGAGCGGCGTAATCACTGAAGAAGGTTCTACCGTTGCTATGGTTGTGACCACCAACGAAGAACTGATGATCGCTCGTGACACTAAGGCTCTGACTGCCTGA
- a CDS encoding AAA family ATPase, whose protein sequence is MDVTKYSLILSGILIRSIYRSFFRLPKRLLPRSVLLLLALSTQASSIVVDSAGAGFPGLFENDRSTAYVNLSSDHELDQLLGYVVTQFPDHIIRYITKATDLQEGGLETRLFLDDQGNVSAPAPGMMFNDRAVILVVDYRQMTATQVAELNGILDSVRTYNGKRLSNTTRILAVADESVLSAAWSADAPGSDFWRRVNNIGQAPDISLLRKQASHCVPTLEQYVRRHVWDSIPFDVSHLPAKTLDFASGLSAGDVLSGGIELDSGGGLIFRDAALGDFGDALFILKDAPWEDIAFKVQLANTLASRGMDSGDQCLALPARFFLQRKDTSPGVMAQTLEAFGKRHQDAETRWFPLNSVNFDLVFSEMALRKGQLVKSGVGGNLKQNFQGIEVTSTLTNHQWKRLTGLLSAGGQLENLTLRVREKDQPVVVPDNLFQRQEEAVNGSLVQRLSGTLSLEKIREEHPGAHIEVVSPSLDASQLLETIRMESRQNRRFQKHSTDFYKALQTSARQIIITGLESNPDIQKLLEPLLSGTPSVPRFGQLSLINSQPDIRVQWLEPGLAVTSSWSEWLSHNPEHDEAAPSVSSPSEPVHVNWNRPEQLVKTVSEAIQNHALVYLEGPPGSGKSYTASRVAKKLAGQQTVYQLTTGPTSRRQDLFGEQALRPLPDYPDDSETLFVEGPILQWAQQRSKNGEPVILILDEGNLLDKNVQVLLSGVTLQQPFISSNGDAYYLTPEHRLVITGNPLSFEGRYLIPELHNHAKTIRFAAMDSSGLSGQVIAPFLEVMDSQRCQRDGCDWIADLLLDNLAGYQGQLPGYSFSARDTLDVLSRFQFYLGDLAQKSTHEIENTLKQALHDSFSGLLAGQKRSVGLSSRAYYVKHHAFDAFYERLKHQSTSLNLENDSTRTLARRIWLELERVAGENNHHRSHPGRHGMMIEGPAGRGKDVVLDIVMKQWREDWALKGLILPPPLRITAGYNNWDRLKALIIRAKTEGRILIVSELNLLPTHFLEGVLNDVLSGEAAPGFFLIATVNPVQYSGRHAFSSALASRFTQLILDEYTLNDFKVIAASYTDSSFSDDIALWHHKRVETLKQNKALAVPAVMMMIEYLKALDKSEAVNPNALRNRFMTFYRLYLKDGWRPEPIVVPVEADVVKILEKELAPVPETSLMTKLFSLVVGEPETKETKEEATEGQTPEAVYHSGQPATQNEPAKVVPEVEKPDQRTTGKQPQPFMERTAAVMEQGVAATVDTIANVLQAARGYIPANPLANVLQAARQHAPFNVGQHLPDFLKKYLPKVSAGNHALDGDFHQRQTNRLNKRFTSDFPSAFYRMDIKWLKIYDNGEVKLEPFPAGELTHYQPDSVQTDLSESLLPGQHHGTQDITRRGTLTSLFPHEKLVAIWTEDNRGQPVEVQYDARRGIYTANLPDAGYFSKTQLHYVVEEDKAVDEAESLAPSAAYQAPLVWINRLNRLMSQRPLLAIELDHYKSLSQKQRVESIIAYVKRFTAPDKAIESLKNQKSDIEMLAELIERRIGTCRHIAYAAAGLMQFYGIPVRVMFNESHTWVEYSLNNGKTWQTSETWGTYGGAENPEDFGDQSLISGHDDSDDSSVATAVPEQTLKDESTVNREPSDLDDSRERPQMALPTESPKESPVSSWLQPLKQTANYLFQSILKSREGDEQDLAEAYVPKRSLQSKEKLVIQRIFYHSHNTDHYRQSIQHVVMEDNGRARFVDLPYHGIRIPVALPSDIEEQQLSNPHALRGQQVVKAGEKTQLGSLYPHEKLLALSSEGVTPEQFLVEYDAFQGLYFVTVNKGTSIADDITLHFLIQEDEPSLSRKTWLTDKQLLDKQQPKLINAELRKKVDDFFAEHSELYKKIGIEPGMDSKVKMEKILAFTEQFRLALSAIEDSSLISLFSQMKHILESRCNYRFFIATMLAEYFEVGTVRKVSNDKRIFVEFSADGTRWHSYNLNENFICNDYSKDYDIEPAGLELLQPGLDSFREETRDPRLSGIGPQVLRFVESDFESTIPDGRDKFLEIYHARDASIDKALSLFKHLLLYFNVKPHVMKDLSLLVMKDPKVRQKISPWLSEQIENLPETYDPILYLISKHSKKEVNGRLNGSPFAELERLMIKKTSSLTQSWKYQPPGQLQLSRLLANKAAFAYTSEHHEQQQNRRVIFNVGESPLLDPHKVARYQTILFNKLDEGKENSMSSEEKRKILDQALLDAARHLTRITGFAKQYSSILKRRRDDSYGSDIFALLVYKPEFPESELFWSLIFYDQKDGTSTSFENLLQVSVPLSPNWLPEKWQDSVIVDDDMLDRLVTRYLESLSREQVDNLRKALQSPVQ, encoded by the coding sequence ATGGATGTAACCAAATACAGTTTAATTTTGTCCGGAATTTTAATTCGTTCGATATACCGTTCCTTTTTCAGGCTTCCCAAACGTTTATTACCTCGTTCAGTTCTGCTGTTGCTGGCGCTATCAACACAAGCCAGTTCTATTGTTGTTGACTCCGCCGGGGCAGGGTTTCCCGGACTGTTTGAGAATGATCGCTCTACGGCTTATGTCAACCTGTCGTCGGATCACGAGCTGGATCAGTTGCTTGGGTATGTGGTCACACAGTTCCCGGATCATATTATTCGTTACATCACAAAAGCCACAGACTTACAGGAAGGCGGCCTGGAAACCCGGTTATTTCTGGATGATCAGGGAAACGTGAGTGCGCCCGCCCCCGGAATGATGTTTAACGACAGGGCCGTGATACTGGTGGTGGATTACCGGCAGATGACGGCTACGCAGGTGGCTGAACTGAACGGGATTCTGGACAGCGTCCGGACCTACAACGGCAAAAGACTTTCAAACACGACCCGGATTCTTGCGGTTGCGGACGAGTCAGTCCTGTCCGCTGCCTGGTCAGCGGATGCCCCGGGCAGTGACTTCTGGCGTCGGGTTAATAACATCGGACAAGCGCCGGATATCTCCCTGCTCCGGAAACAGGCCAGCCATTGCGTACCGACACTTGAGCAATATGTCCGCAGGCATGTCTGGGATTCGATCCCCTTCGATGTCAGCCACCTGCCTGCTAAAACCCTTGATTTCGCTTCAGGGCTGTCGGCTGGCGATGTCTTGTCGGGGGGGATTGAGCTGGATTCCGGGGGTGGACTAATCTTTCGGGACGCTGCGCTGGGAGATTTTGGGGATGCCCTGTTTATCCTTAAAGACGCCCCCTGGGAAGATATCGCGTTCAAAGTACAACTGGCTAATACGCTTGCCAGCCGGGGGATGGACAGCGGTGACCAGTGCCTTGCTTTGCCCGCCCGTTTTTTTCTACAAAGAAAAGACACCTCACCAGGGGTGATGGCGCAAACTCTGGAAGCTTTCGGAAAGCGACACCAGGATGCAGAGACCCGCTGGTTTCCCCTGAACAGTGTTAATTTTGACCTTGTCTTTAGCGAAATGGCACTGCGTAAAGGGCAGCTGGTCAAATCGGGTGTCGGTGGCAACCTGAAGCAGAATTTTCAAGGAATTGAAGTCACGTCCACCCTGACGAACCATCAGTGGAAACGACTGACAGGCTTGTTGTCTGCGGGTGGACAACTGGAGAACCTGACGTTGCGGGTTCGTGAGAAAGACCAGCCTGTTGTGGTACCTGACAATTTGTTTCAGAGACAGGAAGAGGCGGTTAACGGTTCATTGGTGCAAAGGCTTTCCGGAACCTTATCTCTGGAAAAAATACGGGAAGAACATCCCGGCGCGCACATCGAGGTCGTATCGCCCAGTCTGGATGCCAGTCAACTATTGGAAACGATCAGAATGGAAAGCCGTCAGAACCGGCGTTTTCAAAAGCACTCGACGGACTTCTACAAAGCACTTCAAACATCTGCCCGGCAGATTATTATTACCGGACTGGAGTCGAATCCCGATATCCAGAAACTGTTGGAGCCACTATTGTCCGGTACGCCTTCTGTGCCCCGGTTTGGACAGTTATCCCTCATCAACTCCCAGCCGGATATCCGGGTTCAGTGGCTGGAACCGGGTTTGGCGGTGACCTCATCCTGGTCGGAATGGCTGAGCCACAATCCAGAGCATGATGAGGCAGCTCCCTCTGTTTCATCACCGTCAGAGCCGGTTCACGTGAACTGGAACAGGCCAGAACAACTGGTAAAGACCGTCAGCGAAGCGATACAAAACCACGCCCTGGTCTATCTTGAAGGGCCTCCGGGCAGTGGCAAGAGTTACACGGCCAGCCGTGTCGCAAAAAAACTGGCGGGACAGCAAACGGTTTACCAGCTGACCACAGGCCCGACAAGTCGTCGTCAGGACTTGTTCGGTGAGCAGGCGCTGCGTCCTCTTCCTGATTATCCGGATGACTCTGAAACCCTGTTTGTTGAAGGTCCCATTCTCCAGTGGGCTCAGCAACGGAGCAAAAATGGCGAGCCGGTTATTCTGATCCTTGATGAAGGCAACCTGCTGGACAAGAATGTACAGGTATTGCTGTCTGGCGTGACCCTGCAACAGCCTTTTATCAGCAGTAACGGTGACGCTTACTACCTGACCCCGGAGCATCGGCTGGTTATTACCGGAAACCCCCTGTCGTTTGAGGGACGCTATCTTATCCCGGAATTACACAATCATGCGAAAACCATCCGTTTTGCGGCTATGGATTCCAGCGGCCTGTCCGGACAGGTCATTGCCCCTTTTCTCGAAGTAATGGACAGTCAGCGTTGTCAGCGGGATGGGTGTGACTGGATAGCGGACTTGTTGCTGGATAACCTGGCTGGCTACCAGGGCCAGTTACCAGGCTATTCGTTTTCTGCCAGGGATACCCTGGACGTCCTCAGCCGGTTTCAATTTTACCTGGGCGACCTGGCGCAAAAGTCGACCCATGAAATTGAAAATACCTTAAAGCAGGCGCTTCATGACAGTTTCTCCGGCCTGCTTGCAGGGCAGAAGCGTTCAGTTGGCTTGTCCAGCCGGGCTTATTATGTAAAACATCACGCCTTCGACGCTTTTTACGAACGACTTAAGCACCAGTCCACGAGCCTGAACCTGGAGAACGACTCAACACGGACTCTGGCTCGACGCATCTGGCTGGAACTGGAACGGGTTGCCGGTGAAAACAATCATCATCGCAGTCATCCGGGTCGTCATGGGATGATGATCGAAGGGCCTGCCGGACGAGGCAAGGATGTGGTTCTGGACATTGTGATGAAACAGTGGCGGGAGGACTGGGCGCTTAAGGGTCTTATACTGCCGCCCCCCCTGCGTATTACCGCTGGTTACAACAACTGGGACAGGTTAAAAGCGCTGATTATCCGGGCAAAAACGGAAGGCCGGATACTCATTGTATCGGAGTTGAATCTACTCCCCACCCATTTCCTTGAGGGGGTGTTAAATGATGTGTTATCCGGAGAGGCCGCACCGGGGTTCTTTCTGATCGCGACGGTTAATCCGGTGCAATACAGTGGACGACATGCGTTTTCTTCTGCGCTGGCGAGCCGTTTTACCCAGTTGATTCTCGATGAATATACCCTGAACGATTTCAAGGTGATTGCCGCCAGTTATACGGACTCCTCTTTCTCAGATGACATTGCGCTCTGGCACCATAAACGGGTAGAGACTTTGAAGCAGAACAAAGCGCTGGCTGTTCCTGCCGTTATGATGATGATTGAGTACCTCAAGGCGCTGGACAAGTCAGAGGCGGTAAACCCTAATGCTCTGCGAAACCGGTTTATGACCTTTTACCGGCTGTATTTGAAAGATGGCTGGCGACCAGAACCCATTGTTGTGCCTGTTGAGGCAGATGTTGTAAAAATTCTTGAGAAAGAACTGGCTCCAGTGCCTGAGACATCACTGATGACAAAGTTGTTCAGTCTGGTTGTGGGTGAGCCTGAGACGAAAGAGACAAAGGAGGAAGCAACCGAAGGCCAGACTCCTGAGGCTGTTTATCATTCAGGTCAGCCTGCAACACAGAATGAACCTGCAAAGGTAGTTCCAGAAGTAGAAAAACCGGATCAAAGGACAACAGGTAAACAGCCTCAGCCTTTCATGGAAAGAACTGCGGCAGTCATGGAACAAGGTGTGGCTGCTACTGTTGATACAATCGCGAATGTATTGCAGGCAGCGAGAGGATACATACCTGCTAATCCGTTAGCGAATGTTTTACAGGCAGCCAGGCAACACGCACCTTTTAATGTCGGACAACACCTGCCTGATTTTCTGAAAAAATACCTGCCCAAAGTCAGTGCAGGTAATCATGCTCTGGATGGTGACTTCCATCAGAGGCAGACTAACAGGCTTAACAAACGCTTCACCAGTGATTTTCCGTCAGCGTTTTATCGTATGGATATAAAATGGCTGAAGATTTACGACAATGGAGAAGTAAAGCTCGAACCTTTTCCGGCAGGTGAGCTGACTCACTATCAGCCAGATTCTGTTCAGACTGACTTGTCGGAATCTTTATTACCCGGACAACACCACGGTACTCAGGATATTACCAGGAGGGGTACGCTAACCAGTCTGTTCCCCCACGAAAAACTGGTCGCTATCTGGACGGAAGATAACAGAGGTCAGCCTGTCGAGGTGCAATACGACGCACGCCGTGGAATTTATACCGCTAACCTTCCGGATGCAGGTTATTTTTCAAAAACACAACTTCATTATGTTGTGGAGGAAGATAAAGCGGTTGATGAGGCCGAAAGTCTGGCGCCTTCAGCAGCGTATCAGGCTCCCCTTGTATGGATAAACAGGCTGAACCGTTTAATGAGCCAAAGGCCTCTGTTGGCAATCGAGCTGGATCATTACAAAAGCCTGTCTCAAAAGCAGAGGGTCGAGAGCATCATTGCTTATGTCAAGCGTTTTACTGCGCCTGACAAAGCGATAGAAAGTCTGAAAAACCAGAAGTCTGATATTGAGATGCTGGCTGAGTTGATTGAACGTCGAATTGGCACCTGCCGGCATATTGCTTATGCCGCTGCTGGTCTGATGCAGTTCTATGGTATTCCGGTCAGGGTGATGTTCAATGAGAGTCACACCTGGGTAGAATATTCTCTGAATAATGGCAAGACATGGCAAACCTCGGAAACCTGGGGAACCTATGGTGGTGCAGAAAATCCGGAGGATTTCGGAGACCAGTCGTTGATTTCAGGTCATGACGACTCAGATGATTCTTCGGTTGCCACTGCCGTGCCTGAACAGACATTGAAAGATGAAAGTACGGTAAACCGGGAGCCATCAGATCTTGACGATTCCCGGGAAAGACCTCAAATGGCTTTGCCGACAGAAAGCCCAAAAGAAAGCCCGGTGAGTTCATGGTTACAGCCTCTTAAGCAAACAGCAAATTATCTGTTTCAGTCAATCTTGAAGAGTCGTGAAGGAGATGAACAGGATTTGGCAGAAGCTTACGTACCTAAACGGTCATTACAGTCGAAAGAGAAGTTGGTTATTCAACGGATATTTTATCATTCGCACAATACTGATCATTATCGTCAGTCTATACAACACGTTGTAATGGAAGATAATGGGAGAGCTCGCTTCGTTGACCTGCCTTACCATGGTATCCGTATACCAGTAGCTTTGCCATCAGATATCGAGGAACAACAACTCAGTAACCCGCATGCTTTAAGAGGGCAGCAGGTGGTAAAAGCCGGGGAGAAAACGCAATTAGGCAGCCTTTATCCCCATGAAAAGCTGTTGGCTTTATCGTCTGAAGGTGTGACGCCGGAGCAATTTCTGGTGGAATACGATGCTTTTCAGGGGCTTTACTTTGTAACGGTGAACAAAGGAACGAGTATTGCGGATGATATTACGCTTCATTTCCTGATACAGGAAGATGAGCCCTCTCTATCCCGGAAAACATGGCTAACTGATAAACAGCTGCTTGATAAACAGCAACCGAAATTGATAAATGCTGAATTGAGAAAGAAGGTGGATGATTTTTTTGCGGAGCATTCTGAACTTTACAAAAAAATTGGTATTGAACCGGGAATGGACTCAAAGGTTAAAATGGAAAAAATACTGGCTTTCACCGAGCAGTTTCGCTTAGCTTTGTCAGCAATAGAGGATTCCAGCCTGATATCGCTGTTCAGCCAGATGAAACATATATTAGAATCCAGATGTAATTATCGCTTCTTTATCGCGACTATGCTGGCGGAGTATTTTGAAGTAGGCACTGTCCGCAAGGTATCAAATGACAAGAGGATATTTGTTGAGTTCTCAGCAGATGGGACTCGCTGGCATAGCTATAATCTGAACGAAAATTTTATATGCAATGATTACTCTAAGGATTACGACATAGAGCCTGCAGGTCTGGAACTATTACAGCCAGGCCTGGATAGTTTTAGAGAGGAAACTCGTGATCCTCGCCTTTCTGGTATAGGTCCTCAAGTGCTTCGTTTTGTTGAGAGCGATTTCGAATCTACTATACCCGATGGTCGTGATAAATTTCTTGAGATTTATCATGCGAGAGATGCTTCGATAGACAAAGCGCTAAGCCTTTTTAAACATTTATTACTGTATTTCAACGTTAAGCCGCACGTTATGAAAGACCTTTCTTTGTTGGTAATGAAAGATCCCAAAGTTCGTCAAAAAATTTCGCCATGGCTCAGTGAACAGATAGAGAATCTCCCAGAAACGTACGATCCCATTTTATATTTGATTTCTAAACACTCGAAGAAGGAAGTTAATGGACGTCTGAATGGTTCACCATTCGCTGAGCTGGAGCGGTTAATGATTAAAAAGACTTCATCCCTTACACAAAGCTGGAAATATCAGCCACCAGGCCAATTGCAGCTAAGCCGGCTGTTGGCCAATAAAGCAGCTTTTGCGTATACCAGTGAGCATCACGAACAGCAGCAAAACAGACGGGTTATTTTTAATGTGGGGGAGTCGCCTTTGCTGGACCCGCATAAGGTCGCACGTTACCAGACGATACTATTTAACAAACTGGATGAGGGTAAAGAAAACAGCATGTCATCAGAAGAAAAGCGCAAGATACTTGATCAGGCTCTTTTGGATGCTGCCAGACATCTGACCAGAATAACGGGCTTTGCAAAACAATACTCAAGTATTTTAAAGCGAAGAAGAGACGATAGTTACGGCTCTGATATTTTCGCACTTCTGGTGTACAAGCCAGAATTTCCGGAGTCTGAGTTGTTTTGGAGTTTAATTTTCTACGACCAAAAAGATGGAACATCTACCTCTTTCGAAAATCTGTTACAGGTGTCTGTTCCACTGTCACCGAACTGGCTACCGGAGAAATGGCAGGATTCCGTGATTGTTGATGACGATATGCTGGATCGGCTGGTGACCCGCTATCTGGAATCCCTGTCCAGAGAGCAGGTGGACAATCTCAGAAAGGCTTTACAATCGCCAGTACAATAA
- a CDS encoding DUF805 domain-containing protein, protein MVPKTACQSADGDGMDAKYYKVLFEGRILPGNDEDSVKERLKTLFHADDVRISRLFSGKSYALRKNIPEKEARKYEKAIRQAGGQCRITVMDDSLELESMEEEQTKSGAPENSLFADIKSRISTPSSKPFFLIRRIGRCQYINLCWLVTIIEAAAMLLPQYLHENLPILTGTTLTIQQTMAMTLGFHALAILISIYAMIARLHDMNRSGTQWLFVVIPIINLMFMLWLTFGKGSQGYNSYGNQPATPGLFAKLPGLYIPVGVLLGVAAGVYLYQNELLSLIQQLPAELSKRIPEGVRDYPLQDKLF, encoded by the coding sequence TTGGTTCCTAAAACAGCCTGCCAGTCAGCCGATGGGGACGGCATGGATGCCAAATATTACAAGGTGCTCTTTGAAGGCAGAATTCTGCCTGGCAATGACGAAGACAGCGTTAAAGAGCGTCTGAAAACACTGTTTCATGCGGATGATGTGCGCATAAGTCGCCTGTTCTCCGGCAAGTCTTACGCCCTGCGCAAAAATATTCCGGAAAAAGAAGCACGCAAATACGAGAAAGCCATCAGGCAGGCTGGCGGGCAATGCCGGATTACTGTCATGGACGACAGTCTCGAGCTGGAGTCCATGGAAGAGGAACAGACTAAAAGCGGGGCACCTGAAAATTCCCTGTTCGCCGATATCAAGAGTCGCATCAGCACACCCTCATCCAAACCTTTCTTCCTGATCCGGCGCATTGGTCGCTGCCAGTACATCAACCTTTGCTGGCTGGTGACGATCATCGAAGCTGCGGCTATGCTACTGCCCCAATACCTGCATGAGAACCTGCCCATACTGACTGGCACAACGCTGACCATTCAGCAGACAATGGCCATGACGCTGGGGTTTCATGCCCTGGCCATCCTGATTTCGATTTATGCCATGATCGCCCGCCTGCATGACATGAATCGCAGCGGCACACAGTGGCTGTTCGTGGTCATTCCCATCATCAACCTGATGTTCATGCTCTGGCTGACCTTTGGCAAAGGCTCGCAAGGGTACAATAGCTATGGCAATCAGCCTGCTACACCCGGTCTCTTTGCCAAACTGCCGGGGCTCTATATTCCAGTTGGTGTGCTACTGGGAGTCGCTGCCGGAGTCTACCTGTACCAGAATGAGCTGCTGAGCCTCATCCAGCAATTGCCTGCCGAGCTGTCGAAACGAATTCCCGAGGGAGTCAGGGATTATCCACTTCAGGACAAATTGTTCTGA